The Streptomyces sp. NBC_01268 genome window below encodes:
- a CDS encoding non-ribosomal peptide synthetase — MTVAIPSTRTVADLLLQAAEAHPGSGVLHHEGDAGAAAAPLQTYPELVHEARRVLTGLRARGLAPQDKVVLLLERPREFLTAFWACLLGGYVPVPMAPLGGDPERWAAQLGHVHTLLDGPLVVTNDSLAAELPRVDGLAVTALDTLYGTEPAELLHEAAPEDTALLVLTSGSTGNSKAVRLTHANLIASMAGKNTAHHIGPDDLSLNWVSFDHVAALLECHLLPLSVGATQLHVEAAVVLGEPLDFLRLVSRYGVTMTFTPNFLLGLLNASADRLDEHGPVDLSKLRHIISGGEAVVRTTGEAFLAHFAPYGLKGDTLWPAFGMTETCAGSIYSREFPASDQGQEFANLGRPVDGLRIRVADEQDRPLGEGQTGELQLIGPMITPGYHNNEQATKDAFTADGWFRSGDLGRIDDGRLTLVGRSKDSIIVNGVNYFSHDIETLLQELDDVARSYVAAFPTRAPGSDTEQLVVAFHPEVEDGDELALYRVLSAVRASVVMHWGFRPSLILPLPKEAFPKTSLGKIQRPLMRKRLEAGAYAETADAVADLILRRLGGYTAPEGETETVLAGIYAEMFDTDPAKLSATANFFDLGGTSLDILRLRSLVARRLGAQDLQIITVLMAPTVRALAARLAEDAAGGAAVRPYDPIVPMQVVGDKTPLFCVHPGVGEVLVFVNLAKYFVGDRPFYALRARGFNPGEKPFESFEEMVSTYVAAIREKQPHGPYAVAGYSYGGAVAFEIAKVLEAEGERVDFIGSFNLPPHIKYRMDELDFVETAANLAFFLALIDKKQSLDLPNELRHLSREEQLAYFIDHAPAARLAELDLDLAKFTAWAELADGLTDLGRSYSPSGHVRGMSVFYAIPLRGTKEDWLNNELSRWKEHADDVSFIDVPGEHYTLMGPQHVAGFQSILRKELDRALGDGK; from the coding sequence ATGACCGTGGCCATCCCATCGACCCGGACCGTCGCGGACCTGCTGCTCCAGGCCGCGGAGGCCCACCCCGGCTCCGGCGTCCTCCACCACGAGGGCGACGCCGGCGCCGCCGCCGCCCCGCTCCAGACGTACCCGGAGCTGGTGCACGAGGCCCGTCGGGTCCTCACCGGCCTGCGCGCCCGCGGGCTCGCCCCGCAGGACAAGGTCGTCCTGCTCCTGGAGCGTCCGCGGGAGTTCCTCACCGCCTTCTGGGCCTGCCTCCTCGGCGGCTACGTGCCGGTGCCGATGGCCCCGCTCGGCGGCGACCCGGAGCGCTGGGCCGCCCAGCTCGGCCACGTGCACACCCTGCTCGACGGGCCGCTGGTCGTCACCAACGACAGCCTGGCCGCCGAGCTGCCCCGCGTCGACGGCCTCGCCGTCACCGCCCTGGACACGCTGTACGGCACCGAGCCGGCCGAGCTGCTGCACGAGGCGGCCCCCGAGGACACCGCGCTGCTCGTCCTCACCTCCGGATCCACCGGCAACTCCAAGGCCGTCCGCCTCACCCACGCCAACCTGATCGCCTCCATGGCGGGCAAGAACACGGCCCACCACATCGGCCCCGACGACCTCTCGCTCAACTGGGTCTCCTTCGACCACGTCGCCGCGCTCCTGGAGTGCCACCTGCTGCCGCTGTCCGTCGGCGCCACCCAGCTGCACGTCGAGGCCGCCGTCGTCCTCGGCGAACCGCTGGACTTCCTGCGGCTGGTCTCCCGCTACGGCGTCACCATGACCTTCACCCCGAACTTCCTGCTCGGGCTGCTCAACGCCTCCGCCGACCGGCTCGACGAGCACGGCCCGGTCGACCTGTCGAAGCTGCGGCACATCATCAGCGGCGGCGAGGCCGTCGTCCGCACCACCGGCGAGGCCTTCCTGGCCCACTTCGCGCCGTACGGCCTCAAGGGCGACACCCTCTGGCCCGCGTTCGGCATGACCGAGACCTGCGCCGGGTCCATCTACTCGCGCGAGTTCCCCGCCTCCGACCAGGGGCAGGAGTTCGCCAACCTCGGGCGCCCCGTCGACGGCCTGCGGATCCGCGTCGCCGACGAGCAGGACCGGCCGCTGGGGGAGGGGCAGACGGGCGAGCTCCAGCTCATCGGCCCGATGATCACGCCCGGCTACCACAACAACGAGCAGGCCACGAAGGACGCCTTCACGGCCGACGGCTGGTTCCGCAGCGGTGACCTGGGCCGGATCGACGACGGGCGGCTCACCCTCGTCGGGCGCAGCAAGGACAGCATCATCGTCAACGGCGTCAACTACTTCAGCCACGACATCGAGACCCTGCTCCAGGAGCTCGACGACGTCGCCCGCTCCTACGTCGCCGCCTTCCCCACCCGCGCCCCGGGCTCCGACACCGAGCAGCTCGTCGTCGCCTTCCACCCCGAGGTCGAGGACGGTGACGAACTCGCCCTCTACCGCGTCCTGTCCGCGGTCCGCGCCAGCGTCGTCATGCACTGGGGCTTCCGCCCCTCGCTGATCCTCCCGCTGCCGAAGGAGGCCTTCCCGAAGACCAGCCTCGGGAAGATCCAGCGCCCGCTCATGCGCAAGCGCCTCGAAGCGGGGGCGTACGCGGAGACCGCCGACGCCGTCGCCGACCTGATCCTGCGCCGCCTCGGCGGCTACACCGCGCCCGAGGGCGAGACCGAGACGGTCCTCGCCGGGATCTACGCGGAGATGTTCGACACCGACCCCGCGAAGCTGAGCGCCACCGCCAACTTCTTCGACCTCGGCGGCACCTCGCTCGACATCCTGCGGCTGCGCAGCCTGGTCGCCCGCCGGCTCGGCGCCCAGGACCTGCAGATCATCACCGTCCTGATGGCGCCGACCGTCCGCGCGCTGGCCGCCCGGCTCGCCGAGGACGCCGCCGGCGGGGCCGCGGTCCGCCCGTACGACCCGATCGTGCCGATGCAGGTCGTCGGCGACAAGACGCCGCTGTTCTGCGTCCACCCCGGCGTCGGCGAGGTCCTCGTCTTCGTCAACCTCGCCAAGTACTTCGTCGGCGACCGGCCGTTCTACGCCCTGCGTGCCCGCGGCTTCAACCCCGGCGAGAAGCCCTTCGAGAGCTTCGAGGAGATGGTGAGCACCTACGTCGCCGCCATCCGCGAGAAGCAGCCGCACGGCCCCTACGCCGTCGCCGGCTACTCGTACGGCGGCGCCGTCGCCTTCGAGATCGCCAAGGTCCTGGAGGCCGAGGGCGAGCGGGTCGACTTCATCGGCAGCTTCAACCTGCCTCCGCACATCAAGTACCGCATGGACGAGCTGGACTTCGTCGAGACCGCGGCCAACCTGGCCTTCTTCCTCGCCCTCATCGACAAGAAGCAGTCGCTCGACCTGCCGAACGAGCTGCGCCACCTGTCGCGCGAGGAGCAGCTCGCGTACTTCATCGACCACGCGCCCGCCGCCCGGCTCGCCGAACTCGACCTGGACCTGGCCAAGTTCACCGCCTGGGCCGAACTCGCCGACGGGCTCACCGACCTCGGCCGCAGCTACTCGCCGTCGGGCCACGTCCGCGGCATGTCCGTCTTCTACGCGATACCGCTGCGCGGCACCAAGGAGGACTGGCTGAACAACGAGCTCAGCCGCTGGAAGGAGCACGCCGACGACGTCAGCTTCATCGACGTCCCCGGCGAGCACTACACGCTGATGGGCCCGCAGCACGTGGCCGGCTTCCAGTCGATCCTCCGCAAGGAGCTCGACCGGGCGCTCGGCGACGGCAAGTAA
- the pheA gene encoding prephenate dehydratase — MTSATAYAFLGPEGTFTEAALRRLPAYAAHGEELPRRPYPSVPAALDAVRRGDCATAVVPLENSVKGVVPATMDQLAESGLHITGEVELPVTFALMAPDGTELGDVREVYSHPHALAQCAGWLDEHLPAARAVPADSTAAAAHEVARRPAGGAAAIAAPPAAERYGLRVLAAGLGRRGGAVTRFVAVSQAWFPPARTTRDRTSLVVTTEDGGPARLAAILALFTDRAIEVSRVHAWPTGERLGSYRYFVDVDGHVENPAVRGALSSLAGLGATARFLGSYPRWTGPRRPAASHRPAPAHTVVGSRSAGAEGVGTTERRPAGRLRSDHPAPSTRT, encoded by the coding sequence ATGACATCCGCCACCGCGTACGCCTTCCTGGGCCCCGAGGGCACCTTCACCGAGGCGGCGCTGCGCAGGCTCCCCGCGTACGCCGCCCACGGTGAGGAACTGCCCCGGCGCCCGTACCCCAGTGTCCCCGCGGCCCTGGACGCGGTCCGCCGCGGCGACTGCGCGACGGCCGTGGTCCCGCTGGAGAACTCGGTGAAGGGCGTGGTGCCCGCCACCATGGACCAGCTGGCCGAGTCCGGGCTGCACATCACCGGCGAGGTCGAACTCCCGGTGACCTTCGCCCTGATGGCGCCGGACGGCACGGAGCTGGGCGACGTACGGGAGGTGTACAGCCACCCGCACGCGCTCGCCCAGTGCGCCGGGTGGCTGGACGAGCACCTCCCGGCAGCCCGGGCCGTGCCCGCCGACTCCACGGCCGCCGCCGCGCACGAGGTGGCGCGGCGGCCGGCCGGCGGGGCTGCGGCCATCGCCGCCCCGCCGGCCGCCGAGCGCTACGGCCTGCGGGTCCTGGCCGCCGGCCTCGGCCGCCGCGGCGGAGCGGTCACCCGCTTCGTCGCGGTCTCCCAGGCCTGGTTCCCGCCCGCCCGCACCACCCGCGACCGCACCTCGCTGGTCGTCACCACCGAGGACGGCGGCCCCGCCCGGCTCGCCGCGATCCTCGCCCTCTTCACCGACCGCGCCATCGAGGTGAGCCGGGTCCACGCCTGGCCCACCGGCGAACGCCTGGGCAGCTACCGCTACTTCGTCGACGTGGACGGACACGTGGAGAACCCGGCGGTACGGGGCGCGTTGTCGAGCCTGGCCGGACTGGGCGCGACAGCCCGCTTCCTCGGGAGCTACCCGAGATGGACCGGTCCCCGCCGTCCCGCGGCGAGCCACCGCCCCGCCCCCGCCCACACCGTCGTGGGCAGTCGTTCCGCCGGGGCGGAAGGGGTGGGCACAACGGAACGGCGCCCCGCCGGGCGCCTCCGCTCCGATCACCCGGCCCCGAGCACCCGCACCTAG
- a CDS encoding NAD-dependent epimerase/dehydratase family protein produces MNGKKILVTGGTGQVAGPVAKALAQDNEVWALGRFGTPGSEDALREHGITTFRWDMDDTSEDALKGLPEDFTHVIHSAVNRGEDGDFNRAVEVNTVAAGRLMTHCRTAEAFLYVSTGALYKRQTLDHAYREDDPVDGVADWLPAYPVVKIATEGAVRAYAATLGLPTIIARLNIAYGPGGYGGVPMLYFKRMLAGEPIPVPVEGQNWCSLLYTDDLVEQVPHLWNAATVPATLTNWGGDESVGITDCVRHLEELTGVQAKLVPSEVTRETYQFDPTLRKQLTGPCKVDWREGIRRTVESMYPEYAKQR; encoded by the coding sequence ATGAACGGCAAGAAGATCCTGGTCACCGGCGGCACGGGCCAGGTGGCCGGACCGGTCGCCAAGGCGCTCGCCCAGGACAACGAGGTCTGGGCGCTCGGGCGCTTCGGCACCCCCGGCTCGGAGGACGCCCTGCGCGAGCACGGCATCACCACCTTCCGCTGGGACATGGACGACACGAGCGAGGACGCCCTCAAGGGACTGCCCGAGGACTTCACCCATGTCATCCACTCCGCGGTGAACCGCGGCGAGGACGGCGACTTCAACCGGGCGGTCGAGGTCAACACCGTCGCCGCCGGCCGCCTGATGACCCACTGCCGCACCGCGGAGGCGTTCCTGTACGTCTCCACCGGCGCCCTCTACAAGCGCCAGACGCTCGACCACGCCTACCGGGAGGACGACCCGGTCGACGGCGTCGCCGACTGGCTGCCCGCCTACCCGGTCGTCAAGATCGCCACCGAGGGCGCGGTCCGCGCGTACGCGGCGACCCTCGGCCTGCCCACGATCATCGCCCGCCTCAACATCGCCTACGGTCCCGGCGGTTACGGCGGCGTCCCGATGCTCTACTTCAAGCGGATGCTGGCCGGCGAGCCCATCCCGGTCCCGGTCGAGGGCCAGAACTGGTGCTCCCTGCTCTACACCGACGACCTCGTCGAGCAGGTCCCCCACCTGTGGAACGCGGCGACCGTGCCCGCCACCCTCACCAACTGGGGCGGCGACGAGTCCGTCGGCATCACCGACTGCGTCCGTCACCTGGAGGAGCTCACCGGCGTCCAGGCCAAGCTGGTGCCGAGCGAGGTCACCCGCGAGACCTACCAGTTCGACCCGACGCTGCGGAAGCAGCTCACCGGGCCGTGCAAGGTCGACTGGCGCGAGGGCATCCGCCGCACCGTCGAGTCCATGTATCCCGAGTACGCGAAGCAGCGCTGA
- a CDS encoding FMN-dependent NADH-azoreductase, whose amino-acid sequence MPPTLLHIDTSARLGSTTRRVTAEFAASWRAANEGGTHLHRDLAATPVPHIDGDQIAVTQRIEASGVRDLDEARNAARTAGEKASWATTWELVDEVLAADTIVLGLPMHNFSLPSTFKAWLDRVLIPPLVVDPETGTGPLAGRQVVVVTARGGAYGPGTPRHAYDFQEPYLRAAFGMVALADDLVFLHAELTKSGHVARLAGFQRLAAESLKEALEGARKHAQRVHL is encoded by the coding sequence ATGCCGCCCACCCTGCTCCACATCGACACCAGCGCCCGCCTCGGCTCCACCACCCGCCGCGTCACCGCCGAGTTCGCCGCTTCCTGGCGCGCCGCCAACGAGGGCGGCACCCACCTCCACCGCGACCTCGCCGCGACCCCCGTGCCGCACATCGACGGCGACCAGATCGCCGTGACGCAGCGCATCGAGGCGTCCGGGGTCCGGGACCTCGACGAGGCGAGGAACGCGGCCCGCACGGCCGGCGAGAAGGCGAGCTGGGCCACCACCTGGGAGCTGGTCGACGAGGTGCTCGCCGCCGACACGATCGTCCTGGGGCTGCCGATGCACAACTTCTCGCTGCCCTCCACGTTCAAGGCCTGGCTCGACCGGGTCCTCATCCCGCCGCTCGTCGTCGACCCGGAGACCGGCACCGGCCCGCTGGCCGGCCGGCAGGTCGTGGTGGTCACGGCCCGCGGCGGCGCGTACGGCCCGGGCACGCCCCGGCACGCCTACGACTTCCAGGAGCCCTATCTGCGGGCCGCCTTCGGCATGGTCGCCCTCGCCGACGACCTGGTCTTCCTGCACGCCGAGCTGACGAAGTCCGGGCACGTGGCCCGGCTGGCCGGCTTCCAGCGGCTGGCGGCCGAGTCGCTGAAGGAGGCGCTGGAGGGCGCCCGCAAGCACGCGCAGCGCGTGCACCTCTGA
- a CDS encoding nuclear transport factor 2 family protein: MTTTTSNLDLIHAAYAAFRDRDVDALVATMAEDMEWIHPEGMHAYGLGGTKHGHAGVRGFLAHVPTVLGGMRLQPLEFLDHGDRVVVFGVRDVTSRSGHTETLQFVHSWTFRDGKAVRMEDIFDTVAFHRVIES; the protein is encoded by the coding sequence ATGACCACCACCACCAGCAACCTGGACCTGATCCACGCGGCCTACGCCGCCTTCCGCGACCGTGACGTCGACGCGCTCGTCGCCACGATGGCCGAGGACATGGAGTGGATCCACCCCGAGGGCATGCACGCCTACGGCCTCGGCGGCACCAAGCACGGCCACGCCGGGGTCCGGGGCTTCCTGGCCCACGTCCCGACCGTCCTCGGCGGGATGAGGCTCCAGCCCCTGGAGTTCCTCGACCACGGAGACCGGGTCGTCGTCTTCGGCGTCCGTGACGTGACCTCCCGCAGCGGCCACACCGAGACGCTGCAGTTCGTCCACTCCTGGACGTTCCGCGACGGCAAGGCCGTCCGCATGGAGGACATCTTCGACACGGTCGCGTTCCACCGGGTGATCGAGAGCTGA
- a CDS encoding chorismate mutase, with translation MSTARAELGRLRDSIDNIDAAVVHLLAERFTHTRRVGELKARHGLPPADPGREARQIARLRSIAESARLDPEFAEKFLNFIVAEVIRHHESIARSSTEHRIPAARDGGVSMPVLAEY, from the coding sequence ATGAGTACGGCACGTGCCGAGCTGGGCCGGCTCCGCGACAGCATCGACAACATCGACGCCGCCGTGGTGCACCTGCTCGCCGAGCGTTTCACCCACACCCGCCGGGTCGGCGAGCTGAAGGCCCGGCACGGCCTGCCGCCCGCCGACCCCGGGCGCGAGGCCCGGCAGATCGCCCGGCTGCGGAGCATCGCCGAGTCGGCCCGGCTGGATCCGGAGTTCGCCGAGAAGTTCCTCAACTTCATCGTGGCGGAGGTCATCCGGCACCACGAGTCGATCGCACGGTCCAGCACGGAACATCGAATTCCGGCCGCTCGTGACGGGGGTGTTTCCATGCCCGTCCTAGCGGAATATTGA
- a CDS encoding 4'-phosphopantetheinyl transferase family protein gives MQAEAWFLEVDTVPSADALDTTALDAHERQRAASFVRASDRTLYTVAHLALRTLLARLLGARPEELAFAREPCPCCGAAHGRPVLAVPEPPVHFSLSHTQGLVLVATAPVPVGADAQLRPAPGDVTGLLPALHPAERAALATEPDPARRAAAFGRIWARKEAYLKGLGTGLGRDSTLDDLAADPAGWTVDDLPCGPRHHAAVALRAARPDTRPPVSHHVLSLTEL, from the coding sequence ATGCAGGCCGAAGCCTGGTTCCTTGAGGTGGACACCGTCCCGTCCGCCGACGCACTCGACACCACCGCCCTCGACGCCCACGAGCGGCAGCGCGCCGCGTCCTTCGTACGGGCCTCCGACCGCACGCTGTACACCGTCGCGCACCTCGCCCTGCGCACCCTCCTCGCGCGCCTCCTCGGCGCCCGCCCCGAGGAACTGGCGTTCGCGCGCGAGCCCTGCCCCTGCTGCGGGGCCGCCCACGGGCGGCCGGTGCTCGCCGTCCCCGAACCGCCGGTGCACTTCTCCCTCTCGCACACCCAGGGCCTGGTCCTCGTCGCCACCGCCCCGGTCCCCGTCGGCGCCGACGCCCAGCTGCGCCCCGCGCCGGGGGACGTGACCGGACTGCTGCCCGCCCTCCATCCCGCCGAACGCGCCGCCCTCGCGACCGAACCCGACCCCGCCCGGCGGGCCGCCGCGTTCGGCCGGATCTGGGCCCGCAAGGAGGCGTACCTCAAGGGCCTCGGCACCGGCCTCGGCCGCGACAGCACCCTGGACGACCTCGCCGCCGACCCGGCCGGCTGGACCGTGGACGACCTGCCCTGCGGCCCCCGCCACCACGCCGCCGTCGCCCTGCGCGCCGCCCGCCCCGACACCCGGCCCCCGGTGTCGCACCACGTCCTGTCCCTGACCGAGTTGTGA
- a CDS encoding class II 3-deoxy-7-phosphoheptulonate synthase, which yields METLKPETPEFELVNTWAGLPAAQQPEYPDPAALHRVTRGLATAPPLVFSGECDRLKGRLAAVARGEALLLQGGDCAETFDRVSAETVHSKLNTLMQMSAVLTYAAAMPVVKVGRIAGQYAKPRSQPTETRDGLTLPTYRGDAVNGLAFTSEARIPDPERLLRMYQASSNTLNLVRAFTAGGYAALSQVHEWNRDFIAGSPLREQYEAIASGIDRALKFMDATGASPRAFDDSEFYVSHEGLLLDYEAPLTRHDPDTGRVYATSGHMLWIGERTRDLDGAHVEYFSRVANPIGVKLGPSTTADTALRLIDRLDPDREPGRLTFVVRLGVGKVHEVLPELVEKVTASGARVAWVCDPMHGNTIGAPSGHKTRHFDDILGEVRAFFEVHGALGTHAGGIHVELTGDDVTECVGGGHDLGFPDLSARYESACDPRLNRSQSLDLAFLVAEFLHGEEGA from the coding sequence ATGGAGACCCTGAAGCCCGAGACCCCTGAATTCGAACTGGTGAACACATGGGCCGGCCTCCCCGCCGCCCAGCAGCCGGAGTACCCCGACCCCGCCGCCCTCCACCGCGTCACCCGCGGGCTCGCCACCGCCCCGCCGCTCGTCTTCTCCGGCGAGTGCGACCGCCTCAAGGGCCGGCTGGCCGCCGTCGCGCGCGGGGAGGCCCTGCTCCTCCAGGGCGGCGACTGCGCCGAGACCTTCGACCGGGTCTCCGCGGAGACCGTGCACAGCAAGCTGAACACCCTGATGCAGATGTCCGCGGTCCTCACGTACGCGGCCGCCATGCCCGTCGTGAAGGTCGGCCGCATCGCCGGTCAGTACGCCAAGCCGCGCTCGCAGCCCACCGAGACCCGTGACGGCCTCACCCTCCCGACCTACCGCGGCGACGCCGTCAACGGCCTCGCCTTCACCTCCGAGGCCCGGATCCCCGACCCGGAGCGCCTGCTGCGGATGTACCAGGCCTCCTCCAACACCCTCAACCTCGTCCGGGCGTTCACCGCCGGCGGTTACGCGGCCCTCAGCCAGGTGCACGAGTGGAACCGCGACTTCATCGCCGGCTCGCCGCTGCGCGAGCAGTACGAGGCCATCGCCAGCGGCATCGACCGCGCCCTGAAGTTCATGGACGCCACCGGCGCCAGCCCGCGCGCCTTCGACGACTCCGAGTTCTACGTCTCCCACGAGGGGCTGCTGCTCGACTACGAGGCCCCCCTCACCCGCCACGATCCCGACACCGGCCGGGTCTACGCCACCTCCGGGCACATGCTCTGGATCGGCGAGCGCACCCGCGACCTGGACGGCGCCCACGTCGAGTACTTCTCCCGCGTCGCCAACCCCATCGGCGTGAAGCTGGGCCCCAGCACCACCGCCGACACCGCCCTGCGGCTCATCGACCGGCTCGACCCCGACCGGGAGCCCGGCCGGCTCACCTTCGTCGTACGGCTCGGCGTCGGCAAGGTGCACGAGGTGCTGCCCGAACTCGTCGAGAAGGTCACCGCCTCCGGCGCCCGGGTGGCCTGGGTCTGCGACCCGATGCACGGCAACACGATCGGGGCGCCCTCCGGTCACAAGACCCGGCACTTCGACGACATCCTCGGGGAGGTCCGCGCCTTCTTCGAGGTCCACGGCGCCCTCGGCACCCACGCCGGCGGCATCCACGTCGAGCTCACGGGCGACGACGTCACGGAGTGCGTCGGCGGCGGCCACGACCTCGGCTTCCCCGACCTCTCCGCCCGGTACGAGTCGGCCTGCGACCCGCGCCTCAACCGCAGCCAGTCGCTCGACCTGGCCTTCCTGGTCGCGGAGTTCCTGCACGGCGAGGAGGGCGCGTGA